The Streptococcus sp. 29896 genome includes a region encoding these proteins:
- the dnaI gene encoding primosomal protein DnaI has translation MKSVQDNLEHKQSPVRQSYDQLVAEIMQDKDVAEFIRQHGLNQDEIGRSISKFYEFINERDKFFANDQTYMAKGYQPVLVMNQGYADVSYLETAELVELRKLEAIKNRIQLINMPASLKNVTIADLDRQDENRVGIMLAISDFVKRVGQDNKGIYLYGTFGIGKSYLMAYLANLLSKTHLLSTTMLHYPTFVVDIKNAIKDGSVKERIDEVKTAQVLVLDDIGAEQHSSWIRDDVLQVILQYRMQENLPTFFTSNFSFADLERHFSAGKSGDETWQAKRVMERIRFLAQEMHLQGVNRR, from the coding sequence ATGAAATCAGTTCAAGATAATCTAGAACACAAACAGTCTCCGGTTCGTCAGTCCTATGACCAGCTGGTGGCAGAAATCATGCAAGACAAGGATGTGGCGGAGTTTATCCGTCAACATGGACTCAATCAAGATGAGATTGGTCGCTCCATTTCCAAATTTTATGAATTTATCAATGAACGGGACAAGTTTTTCGCCAATGATCAGACTTACATGGCCAAGGGCTACCAACCAGTTCTGGTCATGAACCAGGGCTATGCAGATGTGTCCTATCTAGAAACGGCTGAGCTGGTTGAACTACGGAAATTAGAAGCCATAAAAAATCGGATTCAGCTGATTAATATGCCGGCTAGTCTGAAAAATGTGACCATTGCAGACTTGGACCGTCAGGATGAAAACCGTGTAGGGATTATGCTGGCTATTTCCGACTTTGTTAAGCGGGTCGGCCAAGACAACAAGGGCATTTATCTCTACGGGACCTTTGGTATTGGCAAAAGCTACCTCATGGCTTACTTGGCCAATCTCCTGTCCAAGACCCACCTGCTGTCAACGACCATGCTCCATTATCCGACCTTTGTGGTGGACATCAAGAATGCCATCAAGGACGGGTCGGTTAAGGAGCGGATTGACGAGGTCAAGACGGCTCAGGTCTTGGTTTTGGACGATATCGGAGCGGAGCAGCACAGTTCTTGGATTCGGGACGATGTCTTGCAGGTTATCCTCCAGTATCGGATGCAGGAAAATCTGCCGACCTTCTTTACTTCCAACTTCTCCTTTGCGGACTTGGAGCGGCATTTTTCTGCTGGTAAGTCAGGCGATGAGACCTGGCAAGCCAAGCGGGTCATGGAACGCATTCGCTTCCTAGCCCAAGAGATGCACTTGCAGGGGGTCAATCGCCGATGA
- a CDS encoding NADPH-dependent oxidoreductase: MNETIDLMLSHSSVRRFTEEPIEAEHLEAIITAGRAASSWKNFQSYSIIVVQSEGKKQALYDLVPQPAILQAQAILLFVGDHNRASKAAQLHEKDFEAKGTENLLISSVDAALAGQNTLLAAESLGYGGVFIGMIRHKALAIAELFNLPDYTYPIFCIALGHPAEQNPVKPRLASKAIVFQEEYVEQGVEVIQAYDQVQTDYAGARQTETWSERMVTQFGQAEQPETKAVLEKNKLL, from the coding sequence ATGAATGAAACTATTGATTTGATGTTGAGCCACAGCTCAGTCCGTCGTTTTACGGAGGAGCCGATTGAGGCGGAACATTTGGAGGCCATTATCACAGCGGGTCGGGCTGCGTCTAGCTGGAAGAATTTCCAGTCCTACTCCATTATCGTCGTACAGTCGGAAGGCAAAAAGCAGGCTCTCTATGACTTGGTGCCTCAGCCAGCTATCTTGCAGGCCCAGGCCATTTTGCTTTTTGTGGGCGACCACAACCGTGCCAGCAAGGCGGCCCAGCTTCATGAGAAGGACTTTGAAGCCAAGGGGACGGAGAATCTTTTGATTTCTTCCGTTGACGCGGCTCTGGCAGGGCAGAATACCCTCTTAGCAGCTGAAAGCTTGGGCTATGGTGGTGTCTTCATCGGTATGATTCGCCACAAGGCCTTGGCAATAGCAGAGCTGTTCAACTTGCCGGACTATACCTATCCGATTTTCTGTATTGCCCTTGGGCACCCTGCAGAACAAAATCCTGTCAAACCACGACTAGCAAGTAAAGCCATTGTCTTTCAGGAAGAATATGTGGAGCAAGGCGTGGAAGTAATCCAAGCCTACGACCAGGTTCAGACAGACTATGCAGGTGCCCGTCAGACAGAAACCTGGTCTGAGCGTATGGTTACCCAGTTCGGACAGGCAGAACAGCCTGAAACCAAGGCTGTATTAGAAAAAAATAAATTATTGTAA
- a CDS encoding replication initiation/membrane attachment protein, producing MKPNDQFSLLKRQAFLADYSSLSLLYQPIMGADAFLVYHFLLASYEQGLSNQPFSRILNHLDLGMNRLEQALDVLTALDLLDVYNKQEVFLLELKAPLAEVAFMGKPLLKQLLRKKIGDFAMATGQQSPDSSWQKVSKKFSDVFSEIGQVKELVPARKGFDWDAFRNLMRRDKLAFQDEAEDVIALTHLADSLGLSWLELYQLAKETAVQHQISLGRLQSRLQQGGETGQLSRQEEAILAEAKLKSSLEFLRLLKASRKAGLLDAERSCLASLAKEGHLDEVINVAVLYTFNKIDSANLNTKYLVKLVNEFSYKGIHSAKAAILFLRENQQATRTRTQARTKTSPTSNVPEWSKQEVKTEQTIEGQAQLADLYRQFEEMENKGGGQ from the coding sequence ATGAAGCCAAATGACCAGTTTAGCCTACTCAAGCGCCAGGCTTTTCTTGCAGATTATAGTAGCTTAAGCCTTCTTTATCAGCCCATTATGGGGGCGGATGCTTTCTTGGTTTATCATTTTCTCCTAGCAAGTTATGAGCAAGGGCTTAGCAATCAGCCTTTTTCAAGAATTCTCAACCATCTAGACTTGGGGATGAATCGCTTGGAGCAGGCACTGGATGTCTTGACCGCCCTTGATTTGTTGGATGTGTACAACAAACAAGAAGTCTTTCTTTTGGAATTAAAGGCTCCTTTAGCTGAAGTGGCTTTTATGGGCAAACCTCTGTTGAAGCAACTCTTGCGCAAAAAAATTGGGGATTTTGCTATGGCGACAGGTCAGCAAAGTCCTGATAGCTCTTGGCAAAAAGTGTCGAAGAAATTTTCGGATGTCTTTTCAGAAATTGGTCAGGTCAAAGAGCTTGTTCCAGCTCGTAAGGGCTTTGACTGGGATGCTTTCCGAAATCTGATGCGTCGAGATAAATTAGCCTTTCAAGATGAGGCGGAAGACGTCATCGCCCTGACCCATTTGGCCGACAGTCTAGGGCTATCCTGGTTAGAACTCTATCAGCTGGCCAAGGAAACGGCAGTCCAGCACCAGATTTCTCTAGGCAGACTACAAAGCCGACTTCAACAAGGTGGTGAGACAGGACAGTTGAGCCGTCAGGAAGAGGCTATTTTGGCGGAGGCAAAATTAAAATCCAGTCTCGAATTTCTCCGTCTTTTGAAAGCTAGTCGCAAGGCGGGGCTACTTGATGCTGAGCGGTCTTGTCTAGCTAGTCTTGCCAAGGAAGGACACTTGGATGAGGTTATCAACGTGGCAGTTCTATACACCTTCAATAAGATTGACTCCGCCAATCTCAATACCAAGTATTTGGTCAAGTTAGTCAATGAATTTTCCTACAAGGGCATCCATTCGGCAAAGGCAGCGATTCTTTTTTTGAGGGAGAATCAACAAGCTACAAGAACAAGGACACAAGCACGGACAAAAACAAGTCCAACTTCAAATGTTCCAGAATGGAGCAAGCAAGAAGTGAAAACAGAACAAACGATAGAAGGTCAAGCCCAGCTAGCCGACCTCTATCGTCAATTTGAAGAAATGGAAAATAAAGGAGGTGGCCAATGA
- the nrdR gene encoding transcriptional regulator NrdR, whose product MRCPKCNSIKSSVVDSRQAEDGNTIRRRRECESCEHRFTTYERIEEKTLVVVKKDGTREQFSREKIFNGIIRSAQKRPVSSHEIDEVVNRIEQKVRAQSDTEVESDVIGNLVMEELVELDEITYVRFASVYRSFKDVGELENLLKQITKGHKQKGN is encoded by the coding sequence ATGCGGTGTCCAAAATGTAACAGTATTAAATCTAGCGTTGTAGATAGTCGTCAAGCAGAAGATGGCAACACCATTCGTCGCCGTCGCGAATGTGAATCCTGTGAACATCGCTTCACAACCTACGAACGAATTGAAGAAAAAACCCTTGTGGTTGTAAAAAAAGACGGAACAAGAGAACAGTTTTCACGTGAAAAGATCTTCAACGGAATTATTCGTTCTGCGCAAAAACGTCCTGTATCCAGTCATGAGATTGATGAGGTGGTGAACAGGATCGAGCAGAAGGTTCGTGCCCAAAGTGATACCGAAGTGGAAAGTGATGTCATTGGAAATCTTGTAATGGAAGAATTGGTTGAGTTGGACGAAATCACCTATGTTCGTTTCGCCTCAGTCTATCGTTCTTTCAAAGATGTGGGAGAACTGGAAAATCTCTTGAAACAAATTACCAAAGGACACAAGCAGAAGGGAAATTAG
- a CDS encoding SNF2-related protein, whose translation MGKLMPGRIRQAGIDLYEAGHLRLKTVQDKRFLFDCQGVEVEYDLRGQEVVCQCADYGLRQYCLHQAAVEYYFNNHPEGKMQLLAHQEEVALQEEILEENPFIESLKRPYEDGRWTYRLSVHGQVMAFEKTIDWTLKISRYPDDKWYVVRDIGAFLKVVANQGNYQFGKHYFEQLTYADFDQASQFFLDFLDRLQPHRVRLDDPIFVNMGRHLRLPLVAFEEGLELMQDLADFQFEHQLKAYDAVVIGNLQADQDLYRFQVKVETNHFLVVFEEKPVLELYKGRFLLVGNQFYLVSRQQERIRSVLHSYLDLSSGQGQVRVEFRDQDQLALILLDLARLGPVVAPKQFEIRDFKPEFHFDQTESGEISLALQLRFSRVLVTSREELDQLPFASHKNHLDAVLDMMDKAGFVGDFQALHAPMSGADLYRFFTQKLEQFSKMGLVHLSPSLKALQVIPSPKIQIEKGQGLLQVLFDFDGIDQEEVDAALSALFSQEAYYSTRQGKLLVFDQETRAISQTLQELRIGRMRKGGLSVPSFRAHQLAESLAGRGDIAFSKEFLEMARYLARPESFPMPDVQITSQLRDYQKVGIQWLASLDHFGFGGILADEMGLGKTLQTIAFLSTKKPTDGKVLILAPSSLIYNWQDEFHQFAPQMDLVVVNGSKDQRVSLLSEEHHVYVTSYTAFRQDVDEYQNKSFRYLFLDEAQVMKNTQTKIAQLLRNFEVERVFALSGTPIENRLSELWSIFQIVLPGLLPNKKEFSKLTASAVSKLIQPFVLRRRKEDVLVELPDLIESKVISELTDQQKSLYLAQLEQIRSGLLDGGDEALQKRRIEILAGITRLRQICDTPKLFMDSYQGDSGKLASLRDLLERLKAEQHRVLIFSQFRQMLDLIAQEVDDLGMTSYLLTGSTPAKERQEMTQAFNKGSRDVFLISLKAGGVGLNLTGADTVILVDLWWNPAVEAQAISRAHRMGQEAKVECYRLITKGTIEEKIQELQASKAELVTSVLDGTDDRASLSLDDIRHILGLPLG comes from the coding sequence ATGGGAAAATTAATGCCGGGTCGGATTCGACAAGCTGGAATTGATCTCTATGAGGCTGGGCATCTTCGGTTGAAAACTGTTCAGGACAAGCGATTTCTATTTGATTGTCAGGGTGTTGAAGTCGAGTATGATTTGAGGGGACAAGAGGTGGTTTGTCAATGCGCAGATTATGGTCTGCGGCAATACTGCCTGCACCAAGCAGCGGTAGAATACTATTTTAACAATCATCCGGAAGGCAAGATGCAGCTACTTGCCCATCAGGAGGAGGTGGCTTTGCAGGAGGAAATTCTAGAGGAGAATCCCTTTATTGAAAGCCTAAAACGCCCCTATGAGGATGGACGGTGGACCTATCGATTGTCTGTCCATGGGCAGGTCATGGCCTTTGAGAAAACCATTGATTGGACCTTGAAAATTTCTCGCTATCCAGATGATAAATGGTATGTTGTCCGTGATATAGGAGCCTTTTTGAAAGTAGTAGCCAATCAAGGAAATTACCAATTTGGGAAGCACTATTTTGAGCAGCTGACCTATGCTGATTTTGATCAGGCTAGTCAGTTTTTTCTGGATTTTTTAGATCGCTTGCAGCCGCATCGTGTCCGCTTGGATGATCCGATTTTTGTCAATATGGGTCGGCATCTGCGCTTGCCTCTAGTCGCATTTGAAGAAGGACTAGAACTAATGCAGGACTTGGCTGATTTTCAATTTGAACACCAACTAAAGGCCTATGACGCGGTTGTCATTGGAAACTTGCAGGCTGACCAGGACCTGTATCGTTTTCAGGTCAAGGTGGAGACAAACCACTTTTTGGTGGTATTTGAAGAAAAGCCTGTCTTGGAATTATATAAGGGACGCTTTTTGCTCGTAGGCAATCAATTTTATCTGGTCAGCCGACAACAGGAGCGGATTCGGTCTGTTTTACACTCCTATTTGGACCTCTCATCCGGTCAGGGTCAGGTACGTGTGGAATTTCGTGATCAAGATCAGCTGGCCTTGATTTTGCTTGATTTAGCCCGGCTAGGTCCTGTTGTAGCTCCCAAACAATTTGAAATTCGTGATTTTAAACCAGAGTTTCACTTTGATCAAACAGAGTCTGGTGAGATCAGCTTAGCCTTGCAGCTCCGCTTTTCCCGCGTCTTAGTGACAAGTCGAGAAGAACTGGACCAACTACCCTTTGCTAGTCATAAGAACCATTTGGATGCTGTCTTGGATATGATGGACAAGGCTGGATTTGTCGGAGATTTTCAGGCCCTACATGCCCCAATGTCAGGCGCAGATCTGTATCGTTTTTTCACTCAAAAACTGGAGCAGTTTTCTAAGATGGGCTTGGTTCACTTGAGTCCGAGCCTGAAGGCGCTTCAGGTCATCCCAAGTCCTAAGATTCAGATTGAGAAGGGTCAAGGTTTGTTGCAGGTTCTCTTTGATTTTGATGGGATTGACCAGGAAGAAGTAGATGCAGCTCTGTCGGCCTTGTTTAGTCAGGAGGCCTATTATTCAACCAGGCAGGGGAAGTTGTTGGTTTTTGATCAGGAGACTCGCGCCATCAGTCAAACCTTGCAGGAGTTGCGGATTGGTCGCATGCGCAAGGGTGGCCTGTCTGTGCCTTCTTTTAGAGCCCACCAGTTGGCTGAGAGCTTGGCAGGAAGGGGAGATATAGCTTTTTCTAAGGAATTCCTAGAGATGGCACGCTATCTAGCGCGGCCAGAGAGCTTCCCTATGCCAGATGTTCAGATTACGAGCCAGTTAAGAGATTACCAAAAAGTAGGTATTCAATGGCTTGCAAGCTTAGATCATTTTGGTTTTGGCGGAATCCTAGCCGATGAGATGGGGTTGGGAAAGACCCTGCAGACCATCGCCTTTCTTTCTACCAAAAAGCCAACAGATGGCAAGGTGTTGATCTTGGCGCCATCGAGTTTGATCTATAACTGGCAGGATGAATTTCATCAATTTGCTCCCCAGATGGACCTGGTGGTGGTCAACGGGAGTAAGGACCAGCGAGTTTCTTTGCTATCGGAAGAACACCATGTTTATGTGACCAGCTATACTGCCTTTCGTCAAGATGTGGATGAGTACCAAAACAAGTCCTTCCGCTACCTATTCCTGGATGAAGCCCAAGTGATGAAAAATACCCAGACCAAGATAGCGCAGCTCTTGCGGAATTTTGAAGTGGAGAGGGTCTTTGCCCTATCAGGAACACCGATTGAAAACCGGCTGTCCGAGTTGTGGTCCATTTTTCAAATTGTTTTGCCGGGTTTATTGCCGAACAAGAAAGAATTTTCCAAACTTACTGCCTCTGCGGTTTCCAAGCTGATTCAGCCCTTTGTTCTTAGAAGGCGAAAAGAGGATGTATTGGTGGAATTGCCTGATTTGATTGAATCAAAGGTTATTTCAGAACTAACAGATCAGCAAAAATCTCTTTACTTGGCCCAGTTGGAACAAATTCGGTCGGGTTTGTTAGATGGTGGAGATGAGGCCTTGCAAAAGAGGCGAATTGAAATTTTGGCAGGCATTACCCGCTTGCGGCAAATTTGTGATACGCCGAAACTGTTTATGGATTCCTATCAAGGAGACAGTGGAAAGCTAGCTAGCTTGAGGGACTTGCTTGAACGGTTAAAGGCGGAGCAACACCGTGTCTTGATTTTCTCTCAATTTCGCCAGATGCTGGACTTGATTGCCCAGGAGGTGGATGATCTGGGGATGACCTCCTATCTCTTAACTGGATCAACTCCTGCAAAAGAGCGGCAGGAAATGACCCAGGCATTTAACAAGGGGAGCCGGGATGTTTTCTTGATTTCCTTGAAGGCAGGGGGAGTCGGTTTGAATTTGACAGGGGCAGACACGGTTATTTTGGTGGACTTATGGTGGAATCCTGCGGTAGAAGCTCAGGCCATCAGTAGGGCGCACCGTATGGGACAGGAAGCCAAAGTGGAATGCTATCGCTTGATTACCAAGGGTACCATCGAAGAGAAAATCCAAGAATTACAAGCGAGCAAGGCAGAACTGGTGACTAGCGTACTGGATGGAACAGATGATCGTGCCTCCTTGTCTCTGGATGATATCCGTCATATATTGGGCCTACCTCTGGGCTAA
- a CDS encoding MFS transporter, which produces MKKGGDSMIAGNVILMLFAFLTVPVLLLVDYEDKQYKPFGLRYWFGAFACILVFLVTLLVYFVTYAVGSIMVFNHFDRFLVGIFLFLVFGASVLTILLARAIKTLIRRTKYYQQMK; this is translated from the coding sequence ATGAAAAAAGGAGGTGATTCCATGATAGCGGGCAATGTCATTCTAATGTTGTTTGCATTTCTAACAGTTCCGGTTCTTCTACTAGTAGACTATGAAGATAAGCAGTACAAGCCCTTTGGCCTTCGTTACTGGTTTGGAGCCTTTGCGTGTATATTGGTATTTTTAGTGACTCTTTTGGTTTATTTTGTAACCTACGCAGTTGGATCCATCATGGTTTTCAACCATTTTGACAGGTTTTTGGTCGGTATCTTTCTTTTCTTGGTATTTGGGGCAAGTGTGTTGACGATTCTACTGGCTAGGGCTATCAAAACCTTAATTCGACGGACTAAGTATTATCAGCAGATGAAATAG
- the der gene encoding ribosome biogenesis GTPase Der gives MALPTIAIVGRPNVGKSTLFNRIAGERISIVEDVEGVTRDRIYATGEWLNRKFSLIDTGGIDDVDAPFMDQIKHQAEIAMDEADVIVFVVSGKEGVTDADEYVSRILYKTNKPVILVVNKVDNPEMRNDIYDFYSLGLGDPYPVSSVHGIGTGDVLDAIVDNLPAVEAEENPDIIKFSLIGRPNVGKSSLINAILGEERVIASPVAGTTRDAIDTHFTDPEGQEFTMIDTAGMRKSGKVYENTEKYSVMRAMRAIERSDVILMVINAEEGIREYDKRIAGFAHEAGKGMIIVVNKWDTLEKDNHTLKKWEDDIRDQFQYLSYAPIIFVSALTKQRLHKLPEMIKAISESQNTRIPSAVLNDVIMDAIAINPTPTDKGKRLKIFYATQVATKPPTFVVFVNEEELMHFSYMRFLENQIRKAFVFEGTPIHLIARKRK, from the coding sequence ATGGCTCTACCAACTATCGCCATCGTTGGACGTCCCAACGTTGGAAAATCAACCTTATTTAACCGGATTGCAGGGGAGCGGATTTCCATTGTCGAAGATGTGGAAGGTGTGACCCGTGACCGTATTTATGCTACTGGTGAGTGGCTCAATCGCAAGTTTTCCCTGATTGATACAGGTGGTATCGATGATGTGGATGCTCCTTTCATGGATCAAATCAAGCATCAGGCTGAGATTGCCATGGATGAGGCGGATGTTATCGTCTTTGTCGTATCAGGCAAGGAAGGTGTGACCGATGCGGATGAATACGTATCGCGTATCTTATACAAGACAAACAAACCTGTTATTCTAGTTGTCAACAAGGTCGACAATCCTGAAATGCGGAATGACATCTACGATTTCTACTCACTTGGTCTTGGCGATCCCTATCCTGTATCTTCTGTTCACGGTATTGGAACAGGGGATGTCTTGGATGCTATTGTCGATAATCTCCCAGCGGTGGAAGCAGAGGAAAATCCAGACATTATCAAGTTCAGCCTGATTGGTCGTCCAAACGTTGGTAAATCAAGTTTGATTAACGCCATTTTGGGTGAAGAGCGTGTCATTGCCTCGCCTGTTGCGGGAACGACTCGTGATGCCATTGATACGCACTTTACAGACCCAGAAGGTCAGGAGTTTACCATGATTGATACCGCAGGTATGCGCAAGTCTGGTAAGGTCTATGAAAATACGGAGAAATACTCTGTCATGCGTGCCATGCGTGCCATTGAACGCTCAGATGTTATACTCATGGTCATCAATGCCGAAGAAGGTATCCGTGAGTACGACAAACGCATTGCAGGCTTTGCCCATGAAGCTGGTAAGGGGATGATTATCGTAGTCAACAAGTGGGACACGCTGGAAAAAGACAACCACACCCTGAAGAAATGGGAAGACGATATCCGTGACCAATTCCAGTATCTGTCTTATGCACCGATTATCTTTGTATCGGCCTTGACCAAGCAACGTTTGCACAAGTTGCCTGAGATGATTAAGGCCATCAGTGAGAGCCAGAATACCCGCATTCCGTCGGCTGTCCTCAACGATGTCATCATGGATGCCATTGCCATTAACCCGACACCAACTGACAAGGGCAAACGTCTCAAGATTTTCTATGCGACTCAGGTTGCGACCAAACCACCGACCTTTGTGGTCTTTGTCAACGAAGAAGAGCTCATGCACTTCTCCTATATGCGTTTCTTGGAAAATCAAATCCGCAAGGCCTTTGTCTTCGAAGGAACACCGATTCATCTGATTGCACGGAAACGGAAATAA